One genomic region from Apodemus sylvaticus chromosome 1, mApoSyl1.1, whole genome shotgun sequence encodes:
- the LOC127671741 gene encoding insulin growth factor-like family member, producing the protein MNPELAARVSSTSLLLIPILLLANKGVEITHTFPTLSDAALWLCQPVPRCDERIYNPLEQCCEDDNILPLNYTRLCGPGCIYWPCFELCCPESFTSQKKFIIKLKIHGERSQCRSSPVSGDCARY; encoded by the exons GTTTGCTCCTCATTCCTATACTGCTGTTGGCAAACAAAGGAGTGGAAATAACTCACACTTTCCCAACTCTATCGGATGCTGCCTTATGGCTGTGCCAGCCAGTACCCAGATGTGATGAAAGGATCTACAACCCCTTGGAGCAGTGCTGTGAGGATGACAATATCCTACCCCTTAACTATACCCGGCTCTGTGGCCCTGGTTGCATCTACTGGCCCTGCTTTGAGCTGTGTTGTCCTGAGTCCTTTACCTCCCAGAAGAAATTTATTATCAAGCTGAAAATTCATGGAGAGAGATCACAGTGTAGATCATCCCCTGTCTCTGGAGACTGTGCCAG GTATTGA